A genomic segment from Anopheles maculipalpis chromosome X, idAnoMacuDA_375_x, whole genome shotgun sequence encodes:
- the LOC126556839 gene encoding cytochrome P450 4g15-like, with translation MSVETIPERMVGDEAGVPGSWVLSVTVGSVLLLTVVTLFHLWMQTRRYVKLGNLIPGPVAYPLIGNANMLLGKTHNQIMEKAMELSYIYGTVARGWLGYHLVVFLTEPADVEIILNSYVHLEKSSEYRFFKPWLGDGLLISSGDKWKSHRKLIAPAFHQNVLKTFIDVFNDNSLAVVKRMSKEVGHVFDCHDYMSEVTVDILLETAMGSTRTGENKEGFEYAMAVMKMCDILHKRQLKIHLRLDPLFNLTGVKKEQERLLQIIHGLTRKVVREKKQLFQRQIAEGKAPSPSLTEIIGKEEKPGESVLGGTPAFISQGSMLRDDLDDNDENDIGEKRRLAFLDLMIETANNGANISDEEIKEEVDTIMFEGHDTTAAGSSFVLCLLGIHQHIQDRVYAELRQIFGDSKRKATFGDTLEMKYLERVIFETLRMFPPVPMIARKINEDVQLSSKNYTIPAGTTVVIGTYKIHRREDLYPHPETFNPDNFLPERTQNRHYYSYIPFSAGPRSCVGRKYAMLKLKVLLSTILRNYRVVSNLTEKDFKLQADIILKRTDGFQIQLEPRA, from the exons ATGAGTGTGGAGACGATTCCCGAGCGTATGGTGGGCGATGAGGCAGGTGTCCCAGGGAGCTGGGTCCTGTCGGTGACGGTTGGTTCGGTACTGTTGTTGACGGTCGTCACCCTGTTCCATCTGTGGATGCAGACCCGGCGGTACGTGAAGCTGGGCAACCTTATACCGGGCCCGGTCGCTTATCCGCTGATCGGTAACGCCAACATGCTGCTCggcaaaacacacaatcaaATCATGGAGAAGGCGATGGAGCTGAGCTACATCTACGGTACGGTGGCACGCGGATGGTTAGGCTATCATTTGGTCGTCTTTCTGACGGAACCGGCGGATGTGGAGATTATCCTGAACAGCTACGTGCATCTGGAGAAGTCGAGCGAGTACCGTTTCTTCAAGCCCTGGCTGGGAGATGGACTGCTGATCAGCTCGGGCGATAAGTGGAAGTCACACAGGAAGCTGATCGCGCCCGCCTTCCATCAGAACGTGCTCAAGACATTCATCGACGTGTTCAACGACAACAGTCTGGCAGTGGTGAAGCGTATGTCGAAGGAGGTTGGCCACGTCTTTGACTGTCATGATTATATGAGCGAGGTGACGGTGGACATCTTGCTCGAGACGGCGATGGGCTCGACGCGCACCGGCGAGAACAAGGAAGGGTTCGAGTACGCAATGGCTGTCATGAA AATGTGTGACATCTTGCACAAGCGTCAGCTGAAGATTCACCTGCGACTAGACCCACTGTTCAACCTGACTGGCGTCAAGAAGGAGCAGGAGCGTCTACTGCAGATCATCCACGGACTCACACGCAAGGTGGTGCGTGAGAAGAAGCAATTGTTCCAGCGCCAGATTGCCGAAGGTAAGGCACCATCACCGTCGCTTACGGAAATTATCGGCAAGGAGGAAAAACCGGGCGAGAGCGTTCTTGGCGGTACGCCCGCCTTCATCTCGCAGGGTTCGATGCTGCGCGACGATCTGGACGATAACGATGAGAACGATATCGGCGAGAAGCGGCGACTAGCGTTTCTGGACCTGATGATCGAAACCGCCAACAATGGGGCGAACATTAGCGATGAGGAGATCAAGGAGGAGGTCGATACGATCATGTTCGAGGGTCACGATACAACGGCGGCTGGGTCGAGCTTTGTACTGTGCCTGCTCGGCATCCACCAGCACATCCAGGATCGGGTGTACGCCGAGCTGCGGCAGATCTTTGGCGACTCCAAACGGAAGGCCACGTTCGGCGATACGCTCGAGATGAAGTATCTCGAGCGGGTGATCTTCGAAACGCTGCGCATGTTCCCGCCGGTGCCGATGATTGCGCGCAAGATCAACGAGGATGTGCAGCTGTCGTCGAAGAACTACACCATCCCGGCCGGTACGACGGTGGTCATCGGTACGTACAAGATTCACCGGCGTGAGGATCTTTACCCGCACCCGGAAACGTTCAATCCGGACAACTTCCTGCCGGAACGTACCCAGAACCGGCACTACTATAGCTACATCCCGTTCAGTGCTGGGCCGAGAAGTTGCGTCG GCCGAAAGTATGCGATGCTCAAGCTGAAGGTGCTACTATCCACGATACTACGAAACTATCGCGTCGTTTCCAACTTAACTGAAAAGGACTTCAAGCTGCAGGCAGACATCATCCTCAAGCGCACGGACGGCTTCCAGATTCAGCTCGAACCGAGAGCATGA
- the LOC126558616 gene encoding achaete-scute complex protein T4-like, whose product MAAAVRSMALSQNLHNIMPANCGLPALQQKPLGTSQLTNNPAALLGKQRPLAPAPSSAAVMAHRANAKVVPGGPAAGGPVVSSTKKYAYCGLPYATPQQSASVQRRNARERNRVKQVNNGFANLRQHIPSTVVTALTNGTRGANKKLSKVDTLRLAVEYIRSLQRMLDENGGELGPAAPTKQQITSAVSSNQLSNSSVCSASSGGSTYYGTMSEPSNASSPAPSHLSDHSSHGGAPGGCYAPMAGGFKHEPYDIYVDPSSSPTPSFGSDHGIGGVTSSVHLHTGHSTVLPSPTDNNNYILSQHQQQQQQQHQPPQHHQQQHQQQYHSHAHHNTAVQFKTELYDDSPYDEELSPQNPDDEELLDAISWWQQQ is encoded by the coding sequence ATGGCAGCGGCAGTGCGCAGCATGGCACTAAGTCAAAATCTGCACAACATTATGCCGGCAAACTGTGGACTGCCGGCACTGCAGCAGAAACCGCTCGGAACGTCGCAGCTCACGAACAATCCGGCCGCCCTGCTCGGCAAACAGCGACCACTAGCACCGGCCCCGTCCTCGGCAGCGGTGATGGCCCACCGTGCCAATGCGAAGGTGGTCCCCGGTGGACCCGCTGCTGGTGGGCCGGTAGTAAGCAGTACGAAGAAGTACGCGTACTGTGGATTACCGTACGCAACGCCTCAGCAATCAGCCTCAGTACAGCGCCGTAACGCTCGCGAACGTAACCGTGTCAAGCAGGTGAACAACGGATTTGCGAACCTGCGCCAACACATCCCATCAACCGTGGTAACCGCACTGACGAACGGGACCCGTGGCGCGAACAAGAAGCTCAGCAAGGTGGACACCCTGCGGCTGGCGGTAGAGTACATCCGGAGTTTGCAGCGCATGCTGGACGAGAACGGTGGCGAGTTGGGTCCGGCCGCACCAACGAAGCAACAGATCACCTCGGCCGTCAGCTCCAATCAACTCTCGAACAGCTCGGTCTGTTCTGCGTCTTCCGGTGGTTCCACCTACTACGGTACGATGTCCGAACCGTCGAACGCATCGTCACCGGCACCGTCCCATCTGTCGGATCATTCGTCGCATGGTGGCGCACCCGGTGGATGCTACGCACCGATGGCCGGTGGCTTCAAGCACGAACCGTACGATATCTATGTCGACCCGTCCAGCTCGCCCACGCCTTCGTTCGGCTCGGACCATGGTATCGGTGGCGTGACCTCCTCCGTACATCTGCATACGGGACACTCGACGGTACTGCCATCGCCGAccgacaacaacaactacatcCTAtcgcaacaccagcagcaacaacagcagcagcaccagccaccacagcatcaccagcagcaacaccagcagcagtaccacaGCCACGCTCACCACAACACCGCCGTACAGTTCAAGACCGAGCTGTACGATGACTCCCCGTACGATGAGGAGCTTAGCCCGCAGAATCCCGACGACGAGGAGCTGCTCGATGCCATCTCctggtggcagcagcagtag